One Paracoccaceae bacterium genomic region harbors:
- a CDS encoding ABC transporter substrate-binding protein: MKKLLLASAATLGLAAGAAQAQDIKLGIILGFTGPLESLTPQMAQGAELAIAEINAAGGILGGQTATGVRADSTCVDAAAATAAAERLITSDRVNAIMGADCSGVTNAILQNVARPNGVLMISPSATSPGLTTAETDGLFFRTSPSDARQGVVMTENIMDRGIKTVAVTYTNNDYGKGLADSFQAAFEAAGGKVTINAAHEDGKADYSAEVAALAAAGGDALVLAGYIDQGGGGVLRASLDSGAFSTFVFPDGMVSQALEDRFGAEINGSFGQNPASSAEGAGIFHEMAKAGGFDGTSPFSAESYDAAALILMAMEASGSTDSKVFKDKILELGNAPGEPIQPGELGKALEIIRSGGDIDYQGATNVEFVNGREAAGSYREIEFKDGKLAVVRYR; this comes from the coding sequence CTCGAATCGCTGACGCCGCAGATGGCGCAGGGCGCCGAACTGGCGATCGCCGAGATCAATGCCGCCGGCGGCATTCTGGGCGGGCAGACCGCGACGGGCGTGCGCGCGGACTCGACCTGCGTCGATGCCGCTGCGGCAACGGCTGCGGCCGAGCGCCTGATCACCTCGGACCGTGTGAATGCGATCATGGGGGCCGACTGCTCGGGCGTGACCAATGCGATCCTGCAGAACGTTGCGCGTCCGAACGGCGTCCTGATGATTTCGCCCTCGGCGACCTCGCCGGGCCTGACGACCGCCGAGACCGACGGCCTGTTCTTCCGCACCTCGCCTTCCGATGCGCGGCAAGGCGTCGTGATGACCGAGAACATCATGGATCGCGGGATCAAGACCGTCGCCGTGACCTACACCAACAACGACTACGGCAAGGGTCTGGCCGACAGCTTCCAGGCGGCCTTCGAGGCTGCGGGCGGCAAGGTCACGATCAACGCCGCGCATGAGGACGGCAAGGCCGACTATTCGGCCGAGGTTGCCGCGCTGGCGGCGGCGGGCGGCGATGCGCTGGTGCTGGCGGGCTATATCGACCAGGGCGGCGGCGGCGTGCTGCGTGCCTCGCTCGACAGCGGCGCGTTCTCGACCTTCGTGTTCCCGGACGGCATGGTCAGCCAGGCCCTGGAAGATCGCTTCGGGGCCGAGATCAACGGATCGTTCGGCCAGAATCCGGCATCCTCGGCCGAGGGCGCGGGCATTTTCCACGAGATGGCCAAGGCCGGCGGCTTCGACGGAACCTCGCCCTTCTCGGCGGAAAGCTATGACGCAGCAGCGTTGATCCTGATGGCGATGGAAGCCTCCGGTTCGACCGACTCGAAGGTCTTCAAGGACAAGATCCTCGAGCTTGGCAACGCGCCGGGCGAGCCGATCCAGCCCGGCGAGCTTGGCAAGGCGCTGGAGATCATCCGTTCGGGCGGCGACATCGACTATCAGGGCGCGACCAACGTCGAATTCGTGAACGGCCGCGAGGCTGCAGGCAGCTACCGCGAGATCGAGTTCAAGGACGGCAAGCTGGCGGTGGTGCGCTACCGCTGA
- a CDS encoding ABC transporter ATP-binding protein, with translation MIVVEDLHKHFGGFRAVDGASLRIETGSITGLIGPNGAGKTTLFNCIAGRYTPTSGRVTMAGEDITGLPPHDLFHKGLLRTFQIAHEFGSMTVRENLMMVPANQSGERLWNTWFRRGRVAEEERRIRDQADAVLEFLTISHLADQKASQISGGQKKLLELGRTMMVEAKIVFLDEVGAGVNRTLLNTIADAILRLNRERGYTFCVIEHDMDFIARLCDPVIVMAEGRVLAQGTVDEVKNDERVIEAYLGTGLKNKAKAEGFHV, from the coding sequence ATGATCGTCGTCGAGGACCTTCACAAGCATTTCGGCGGCTTCCGCGCCGTCGACGGCGCATCGCTGCGGATCGAGACCGGCTCGATCACCGGGTTGATCGGGCCCAACGGTGCCGGGAAGACCACGCTGTTCAACTGCATCGCGGGGCGCTACACGCCGACGTCCGGCCGCGTCACCATGGCCGGCGAGGACATCACCGGCCTTCCTCCGCATGACCTGTTCCACAAGGGTCTTCTGCGCACCTTTCAGATCGCCCATGAATTCGGGTCGATGACGGTGCGCGAGAACCTGATGATGGTGCCCGCGAACCAGTCGGGCGAGCGGCTTTGGAACACGTGGTTCCGCCGTGGCCGCGTGGCCGAAGAGGAACGGCGCATCCGCGACCAGGCCGACGCGGTACTGGAGTTCCTGACGATCAGCCATCTGGCCGACCAGAAGGCCAGCCAGATTTCCGGCGGGCAGAAGAAGCTTCTGGAACTGGGCAGGACCATGATGGTCGAGGCCAAGATCGTATTCCTGGACGAGGTGGGCGCAGGGGTCAACCGGACGCTGCTGAACACCATCGCCGACGCGATCCTGCGCCTGAACCGCGAGCGCGGTTACACGTTCTGCGTGATCGAGCACGACATGGACTTCATTGCCCGCCTTTGCGACCCTGTCATCGTGATGGCCGAGGGCAGGGTTCTGGCGCAGGGCACGGTGGACGAGGTCAAGAACGACGAGCGTGTGATCGAGGCCTATCTGGGCACGGGGCTGAAGAACAAGGCCAAGGCGGAGGGGTTCCATGTGTGA
- a CDS encoding branched-chain amino acid ABC transporter permease, with product MTLRNPALFLGVAVLFLLTGHFQSWNLAMSIFNMALISAVMALGVNMQWGYAGLFNVGIMGFVALGGLAVVLVSAAPVPEAWAAGGPGIVLGLLLGAASIGVAVLVWQRMAPGRTRVLAMLAVLVVGFIVYRAVFDPAVGAVEAVNPAATGFLGGLGLPVLLAWPAGGVLAAGAAWVIGKTALGLRSDYLAIATLGIAEIVIAVLKNEDWLARGVKNVISLPRPVPYEVDLQRSTAFLDWAARWGFDPVTASSLVVKLMYAGLFLVVLLIIVWLTEASLKSPWGRMMRAIRDNEVAAEAMGKDVTRRHLQVFVLGCAVVGIAGAMMTTLDSQLTPGSYQPLRFTFLVWVMVIVGGSGNNWGAVLGGFLIWWLWVMVEPIGLYVMGALTAGLADGSWLKGHLADAAAHMRLLTMGLILLLVLRFSPRGLIPEK from the coding sequence ATGACCCTGCGCAACCCGGCGCTGTTCCTGGGCGTCGCCGTCCTGTTCCTGCTGACCGGCCATTTCCAGAGCTGGAACCTGGCCATGTCGATCTTCAACATGGCGCTGATCTCGGCGGTCATGGCGCTGGGCGTGAACATGCAGTGGGGATACGCGGGCCTGTTCAACGTCGGCATCATGGGGTTCGTCGCGCTTGGCGGGCTTGCCGTGGTGCTGGTGTCGGCTGCGCCCGTACCGGAGGCATGGGCCGCCGGTGGACCCGGAATCGTGCTTGGCCTGCTCCTTGGCGCGGCCTCGATCGGGGTGGCGGTTCTGGTATGGCAGCGGATGGCCCCGGGCCGGACGCGCGTGCTGGCGATGCTGGCGGTGCTGGTCGTGGGTTTCATTGTCTACCGGGCGGTGTTCGACCCTGCCGTGGGCGCCGTCGAAGCGGTCAACCCCGCCGCCACAGGATTTCTGGGCGGGTTGGGTCTGCCCGTGCTTCTGGCATGGCCGGCGGGAGGTGTTCTTGCCGCCGGTGCTGCCTGGGTGATCGGCAAGACAGCGCTGGGCCTGCGGTCCGATTATCTGGCCATTGCGACGCTGGGTATCGCCGAAATCGTCATCGCGGTGCTGAAGAACGAGGACTGGCTGGCGCGCGGCGTGAAGAACGTGATCTCGCTGCCCCGCCCCGTCCCCTACGAGGTCGACCTGCAGCGCTCGACGGCATTTCTGGACTGGGCCGCACGATGGGGGTTCGATCCGGTCACGGCCTCGTCGCTGGTCGTCAAGCTGATGTATGCCGGGCTGTTTCTTGTGGTGCTGCTGATCATCGTCTGGCTGACCGAGGCGTCGCTGAAATCGCCCTGGGGCCGGATGATGCGCGCCATCCGCGACAACGAGGTCGCGGCCGAGGCGATGGGCAAGGACGTGACGCGCCGCCATCTGCAGGTCTTCGTGCTGGGCTGCGCCGTGGTCGGCATCGCGGGCGCGATGATGACCACGCTCGACAGCCAGTTGACCCCTGGCAGCTATCAGCCGCTGCGCTTTACCTTTCTTGTCTGGGTCATGGTGATCGTCGGCGGATCGGGCAACAACTGGGGCGCGGTGCTGGGTGGTTTCCTGATCTGGTGGCTCTGGGTGATGGTGGAACCGATCGGGCTTTACGTGATGGGGGCGCTGACAGCCGGTCTTGCGGACGGATCCTGGCTGAAGGGCCACCTGGCCGATGCCGCCGCGCACATGCGGCTGCTGACCATGGGCCTCATCCTGCTGCTGGTGCTGCGGTTCAGCCCGCGCGGGCTGATCCCGGAAAAGTAG
- a CDS encoding branched-chain amino acid ABC transporter permease translates to MDILNALVAFLNFVFIPATAYGAQLALGALGVTLIYGILRFSNFAHGDTMALGTTFAILITWALQGAGITAGPLPTALIALPFAIGATALFVLGTDRAVYRFYRRQKAAPAILVIVSLGVMFVMNGVVRFIIGVDDQNFADGTRFVISAGDFRAMTGLAEGLALRSTQVITVVVAILVVAWLFWFLNRTRTGKSMRAFSDNEDLALLSGINPDRVVAVTWIIAAALATIAGVLYGLDKSFKPFTYFQLLLPIFASAIVGGLGNPLGAIAGGFVIAFSEVTVTYAWKKVVTYVVPESMAPEGLVQLMSTDYKFAVSFTILIIVLLFMPTGLFKGKSV, encoded by the coding sequence ATGGACATTCTCAACGCGCTTGTCGCCTTCCTGAACTTCGTATTCATCCCGGCCACGGCCTATGGCGCGCAACTGGCCCTGGGCGCGCTGGGCGTGACGCTGATCTACGGTATCCTGCGGTTCTCCAATTTCGCGCATGGCGACACCATGGCGCTGGGAACCACCTTCGCCATCCTCATAACCTGGGCCCTGCAAGGCGCAGGCATAACGGCCGGGCCGCTGCCCACCGCGCTGATCGCCCTGCCCTTCGCCATCGGTGCGACCGCGCTTTTCGTGCTGGGCACCGATCGCGCCGTGTACCGGTTCTACCGCCGTCAGAAGGCGGCACCCGCGATCCTGGTCATCGTGTCGCTGGGCGTCATGTTCGTGATGAACGGTGTCGTTCGCTTCATCATCGGCGTGGACGACCAGAACTTCGCCGATGGCACCCGGTTCGTGATATCGGCGGGCGATTTCCGCGCCATGACCGGGCTGGCCGAGGGGCTGGCGCTGCGGTCCACGCAGGTGATCACCGTGGTCGTCGCCATTCTGGTGGTGGCCTGGCTGTTCTGGTTCCTGAACCGCACGCGCACCGGCAAGTCGATGCGCGCGTTTTCCGACAACGAGGATCTGGCGTTGCTGTCTGGGATCAACCCTGACCGGGTGGTGGCGGTTACCTGGATCATCGCGGCGGCGCTAGCGACCATCGCGGGGGTTCTTTACGGCCTGGACAAGAGCTTCAAGCCCTTCACCTACTTCCAGCTTCTGCTGCCGATCTTCGCCTCGGCGATTGTCGGCGGGCTTGGCAATCCGCTGGGCGCGATCGCGGGGGGATTTGTCATCGCGTTCTCGGAGGTGACGGTGACCTATGCCTGGAAGAAGGTCGTGACCTATGTGGTGCCCGAAAGCATGGCGCCCGAAGGCCTGGTCCAGTTGATGTCGACCGACTACAAGTTCGCGGTCAGCTTCACGATCCTGATCATCGTCCTGCTGTTCATGCCCACCGGGCTATTCAAGGGGAAATCGGTATGA
- a CDS encoding ABC transporter ATP-binding protein, translating into MAEPFLIGENMTGGYGGADILHGCTIAVEKGEIAVIVGPNGAGKSTAMKAVFGMLRLREGGVRLAGEDITTLSPQDRVAKGMAFVPQTSNIFTSMTVEENLEMGAFLRRDDIRATMEQVFHLFPILRDKRRQAAGELSGGQRQQVAVGRALMTQPQVLMLDEPTAGVSPIVMDELFDRIIEVARTGISILMVEQNARQALEIAHKGYVLVQGANRFTDTGAALMADPEVRRSFLGG; encoded by the coding sequence ATGGCCGAACCCTTCCTGATCGGAGAGAACATGACGGGCGGCTATGGCGGCGCCGACATCCTGCATGGCTGCACTATCGCGGTCGAAAAGGGCGAGATCGCAGTCATCGTCGGCCCGAACGGAGCGGGCAAGTCGACCGCCATGAAGGCGGTGTTCGGCATGTTGCGCCTGCGCGAGGGCGGCGTGCGGCTTGCGGGCGAGGACATCACCACGCTGTCACCGCAGGACCGCGTGGCAAAGGGCATGGCCTTCGTGCCGCAGACGTCGAACATCTTCACCTCGATGACCGTCGAGGAGAACCTGGAAATGGGCGCCTTCCTGCGCCGTGACGACATTCGCGCCACGATGGAACAGGTGTTCCACCTTTTCCCCATCCTGCGCGACAAGCGGCGGCAGGCGGCGGGCGAGCTGTCGGGTGGACAGCGCCAGCAGGTTGCGGTGGGCCGGGCGCTGATGACCCAGCCGCAGGTCCTGATGCTGGACGAACCCACGGCAGGCGTCAGCCCGATCGTCATGGACGAGCTGTTCGACCGGATCATCGAGGTGGCGCGCACCGGAATCTCGATCCTGATGGTGGAACAGAACGCGCGGCAGGCACTGGAGATTGCCCACAAGGGATATGTGCTGGTCCAGGGCGCGAACCGATTTACCGACACCGGGGCCGCGCTGATGGCGGACCCCGAGGTGCGTCGGTCGTTCCTTGGTGGCTGA